A genomic region of Candidatus Zymogenaceae bacterium contains the following coding sequences:
- a CDS encoding SH3 domain-containing protein, with the protein MIRRTVFCALLCAAPVWAMTAAAVERTAVIIGSRVAVHTVPDGDAAVAGYVNEGMEVVVLGRSDTTETRGEYRDYWYHVSYRSGTGWVYGQFLTLSSGKSPLPRIFTVRELEEWCVLETDNLSRVKDEGLFPELAVLAGRFLDDLEACGDDSILAVHADLINGYRGLALYYQALGYAGAGMTKEAVSARDMLASSYGGATLPDGGSARDLVEEIDRVLGEVSP; encoded by the coding sequence ATGATACGTCGGACCGTATTCTGTGCCCTGCTGTGCGCCGCACCGGTCTGGGCGATGACGGCCGCGGCCGTAGAGCGCACAGCGGTCATCATCGGCTCCCGGGTGGCGGTGCATACCGTGCCGGACGGAGATGCGGCGGTTGCGGGATACGTCAACGAGGGGATGGAGGTTGTGGTGCTGGGCCGCTCGGACACGACGGAGACCCGGGGCGAATACCGTGACTACTGGTATCATGTGTCATATCGCAGCGGGACCGGGTGGGTGTACGGCCAGTTTTTGACGCTCAGCTCCGGGAAGAGCCCGCTTCCTCGGATATTCACCGTCCGGGAGTTGGAGGAATGGTGCGTTCTGGAGACGGACAACCTCTCCCGGGTGAAAGATGAAGGGCTTTTTCCCGAGCTGGCGGTGCTGGCGGGGCGGTTTCTCGATGATCTCGAGGCGTGCGGCGACGATTCCATATTGGCTGTTCATGCCGATTTGATCAATGGGTACCGGGGGCTCGCCCTCTACTACCAGGCCCTGGGATACGCCGGTGCGGGGATGACGAAGGAGGCCGTGTCCGCCCGGGATATGCTGGCGTCTTCCTACGGCGGCGCGACCCTCCCGGACGGCGGCAGCGCCCGGGATCTGGTCGAGGAGATCGACCGGGTATTGGGCGAGGTCTCGCCGTGA